The Geothermobacter ehrlichii genome window below encodes:
- a CDS encoding transposase: MAQKKSNSKLVALESLIFQDRDLIRELVREAVQQVLDAELTEFLGAAPNERSADRRGDCAGCYTRSWATRVQSKLGASLQRMLQILQLNLFERCDLTSLFRPPDKKKLQEIQQLQLV, translated from the coding sequence ATGGCTCAGAAGAAGTCTAATTCGAAACTTGTCGCCCTGGAAAGTCTCATTTTTCAGGACCGCGATCTCATCCGCGAACTCGTTCGGGAAGCCGTCCAACAGGTTCTTGATGCAGAGTTGACCGAATTTCTTGGCGCCGCCCCCAATGAGCGGTCTGCTGACCGTCGTGGGGATTGCGCCGGTTGCTACACCAGAAGCTGGGCAACCCGGGTTCAGTCGAAACTCGGCGCTTCGTTGCAACGTATGTTGCAAATATTACAGCTCAATTTGTTCGAGCGGTGCGATTTGACGAGCCTGTTTCGACCGCCGGACAAGAAAAAGTTACAAGAGATTCAACAGTTACAGCTTGTTTGA
- a CDS encoding sigma-54-dependent Fis family transcriptional regulator: MIQDVNNKLYEAWQKFVTKKEFNREEVRDVILQSWQNCTKLGISPYQKKVNRVFTGEELQKRINENQALIKVSLPVMENLYRFVAGSGFVVTLTDKEGIILVSIGDEDVAESFAKGNFVAGADWSEASAGTNAIGLSLSLGKPIQTFSYEHFCICSHHTTCSSAPIHDPQGRIIGVLDMTGTYEKVHSHTLGMVVAASYGIEMQLESQEAWDQCHIADSYKVAIMESISEGILATDGNGIVTHANNYAGKILETAPDKIVGLRVSTFLKPSHSLQKNFDLSRKITDQEADILIKGKKKKVIITVRAITGLGIGQKGTVIILNEISRTKRLVQRMVGAESKMTFEDILGQDEKFLASVRLAKTAASSFSNVLLLGESGTGKDVFAQAIHNASQCSNGPFVAINCGAIPRELISSELFGYTEGAFTGAKRGGQPGKFELADGGTIFLDEIGEMPLELQTMLLRVVEQKAVVRIGGKEVIPVNVRLIAATNRNLKEEVEKGNFRRDLYYRLNVITIPLLPLREHKSDIPLLAEAFIQKMNSFLGKNITTVDDKVWKCLNSYDWPGNVRELYNVLERAMNIVEGSTLELETFPPELLNVKKQRSTHRNFEQLEKELITEVLDEFDGNVSRAAEKLGIARSTLYRKMEKYGLNE, encoded by the coding sequence ATGATTCAGGACGTCAATAACAAACTCTATGAAGCTTGGCAAAAGTTTGTAACAAAAAAAGAATTCAACCGAGAAGAAGTTCGCGATGTCATTTTGCAATCCTGGCAAAATTGCACCAAGTTAGGCATCAGCCCCTACCAAAAAAAGGTCAACAGGGTTTTCACCGGCGAAGAGCTACAAAAAAGGATCAACGAAAATCAGGCACTGATAAAGGTTAGTCTTCCGGTAATGGAGAATCTTTACCGATTCGTAGCCGGTTCGGGATTTGTCGTAACCCTGACCGACAAAGAAGGGATTATTCTGGTTTCCATCGGTGACGAGGATGTTGCTGAGTCTTTCGCCAAAGGCAATTTTGTGGCAGGGGCGGACTGGAGTGAGGCAAGTGCCGGAACTAATGCCATTGGTCTTTCGTTAAGTCTTGGTAAACCCATCCAAACTTTTAGTTATGAGCATTTCTGTATTTGCTCGCATCATACTACCTGTTCTTCTGCCCCCATTCATGATCCTCAAGGCCGCATCATCGGTGTTCTGGACATGACCGGAACCTATGAAAAAGTTCACTCTCACACTCTCGGGATGGTTGTTGCAGCCAGTTATGGCATCGAAATGCAACTCGAATCCCAAGAAGCCTGGGACCAATGTCACATTGCAGATAGCTACAAGGTAGCTATCATGGAATCCATTTCTGAAGGCATACTTGCAACCGATGGAAATGGCATAGTTACCCATGCAAACAACTATGCAGGAAAAATTCTAGAAACCGCGCCTGATAAAATTGTCGGCCTGAGAGTCAGCACTTTTTTGAAACCTTCCCATTCTCTCCAGAAGAATTTCGATCTATCCAGAAAAATCACCGATCAGGAAGCAGATATTTTAATCAAAGGGAAAAAAAAGAAAGTAATAATTACTGTAAGAGCCATCACTGGTCTTGGTATCGGACAAAAGGGGACAGTAATCATTTTGAATGAGATCAGCCGAACGAAACGTTTGGTTCAACGGATGGTCGGAGCGGAATCAAAAATGACCTTTGAGGATATTCTTGGTCAAGACGAAAAGTTCCTAGCTTCGGTACGCCTGGCTAAAACAGCAGCTTCTAGTTTCTCGAATGTTTTGTTGTTGGGAGAGAGCGGCACGGGCAAAGATGTCTTTGCCCAAGCCATCCATAATGCCAGCCAGTGCAGTAACGGGCCATTTGTTGCCATCAACTGCGGAGCCATCCCCCGCGAATTAATCAGCAGCGAGCTTTTCGGTTATACCGAAGGGGCCTTTACCGGCGCCAAACGAGGCGGCCAGCCCGGGAAATTTGAGTTGGCTGACGGTGGAACGATTTTCCTGGATGAAATTGGTGAAATGCCGTTGGAGCTGCAAACGATGCTGCTCCGGGTCGTCGAACAAAAAGCTGTAGTGCGTATTGGCGGTAAAGAAGTTATCCCGGTTAATGTCAGGTTGATAGCAGCGACCAATCGCAACCTGAAGGAAGAGGTAGAAAAGGGCAATTTTCGCAGAGATTTATACTACCGTCTAAACGTGATTACGATCCCATTGCTGCCTCTGCGTGAACACAAGAGTGACATTCCCCTTCTTGCCGAAGCTTTTATTCAGAAAATGAATTCTTTTTTGGGGAAAAATATCACAACCGTAGATGATAAAGTCTGGAAATGCCTTAACAGCTATGATTGGCCGGGCAATGTTCGCGAATTATATAATGTTTTAGAACGAGCAATGAATATTGTCGAAGGTTCTACTCTTGAGCTTGAAACGTTTCCTCCCGAATTGCTGAACGTTAAGAAACAAAGATCGACACATCGAAATTTTGAACAACTTGAAAAAGAGCTGATTACAGAGGTTCTTGATGAATTTGATGGTAATGTGTCGCGTGCTGCAGAAAAATTAGGTATTGCTCGCTCAACACTTTATCGCAAGATGGAAAAGTACGGTCTCAATGAGTGA